DNA sequence from the Parafrankia discariae genome:
GGCGACGATGAGACCCCGGCCGACGACAGCGGGGCGGGACAGGGGCGGATCCGCGGTCAGCAGGCGCAGGACCCGTTGCCGTACGGCGGTGTTCGCCATGCCCAGCACGGGAGCCGGGGGGGCGGCTAGCCTCAGCACGGCTTCGGCGACGACTTGGGGCGCACTGCGCCGGGCCGCGCTGTCGTCCGCGGTGAGTTCGACGAGTCGGCGTAGCTCCTCGTGTCCTGTCCCGAAGAGCGGCACGAGCGGGAACGCCCTGGCCAGGACCGCTGTCGCGGTGAGGATGAGGTGGTGCCTGCCGGCGAGATGGGCGCGCTCGTGGGCGATGACGGCGTCAAGTTCGCTGGGCCGCAGGGCCCGCAACGCCCCTTCGGTGATGACGACGCCGCCGCTGCGGCCCGGCAGGCAGAACGCACTGCGATCAGCATGATCCAGGATGTAGATCGATAGCGCGGGATGGAAACGCCCGAGCAGACGGACGTCGTGCCGGTGACGGACACGCGACCGCCGGCCGGCGACGGCGACGGCGGCGGCGACATGAAGGAGACGGAGCGCTGCGGCGACGCCCACAACGACGCCGGCAGTGCGTGGAATCGTCCACCGGGTGGAGACCGTCAGACTGTGGTCGCCCCACCCACACCACTGGACGAGCAGGACCAGGATGTCCCCGATCGCATGCAGCGGTAGGAACAGCAGCATGGCGGCCAGCGCCGCCACGGACACCACGGAGATCATTGCTGCCAGCCACATGGCGACGGCGAGCCGCGGCGCACGGGAGGACCAGGAAGCGTCGCGGAGGAAACAGGGCAGGCCGCAGGAGACGACGGCCGCGTACACCACGAGAACACCGAAGATCATGATGCGGGTTCCTCGTCGCCGCGACCGCGGCTGGCGGAGTGCCACTGCACGGCTTCGCGCAATGTCTCGTACTCCGTGGCATCCATGGTCTGTACGAAGTGGAGCAGCGCCAGGCCACGGTCGTCCGCCCCGGAGAGCACCGACCTCATCAGCTGGGCGGTGTAAGCGCTTCGGCTCAGCGCGGGCTGGTAGCGGTAGGAACGCCCGGCGCGTTCCCGGGTCAGCCACCCTTTGTGGAACAGCCGGTCCATGACGGTCATCACTGTCGTGTAGGCCAACGGACGCGTCGGCGTGAGTAGTGTCTGGACATCACGGACGGCCACCGGGCCGCGTGCGGACCACACCCGGTCCATGATGTCGGCTTCCAGGTCGCCGAGTTGTTCCACAACTCCCCCTCGTGCGGCGCCTGACAAGCGCCGCGTCCATCTCATCCCACGCCGACGCGAGCGGTCCTGCCTGCCTCGGTCACCGCCATCGGCTGCCTCTGGACATCGCCGCGGCCGGTGATGTACGTCCATCCCCGCAGTCTTGCCCGTCGCAGGACGGACTGGTGCGACCCAACCCGTTCGTCGCTGTTACCTACTACGAATTGTAGTTGTTACGGCTGGTCCCATGGGGTGCATCCACTCTGGCCTGGGTGGACGGTGCTCAGATTTCCCATGTGAACCATCTTGTCTGGTGACCCACTCCCGTGGAGTCCGGGCGTCGAGGGATGTCGATCTGCTACATGGCATAGTAGTTACATCGCATTGGGGGCACGAAGGGACGTATGAGTGGATCGCGCCAGAAGGTACGGCTACCAGGCTCGTGAGGAACCAGCACCGCCGCAGGGGCGCCGTCCGCGAGCGAGGGCCACGGAGCGCCCAGGCGGGATGTCGCCTCGTGTGTCAGCGTCACAGCGCCGCGTAGCGACGCTCGCTCTCCTGACGACCGGCAGCTTGGCCACCGCGTCGACTGGCTTCGCGCTCGCTACCACCGGCGACGCTGCCACCGCGGCATCGCCGACACCCACCATCCGCACGGCTGACGTCCTGAATTCGGGTCCTCGGCCCGCGGTGACGGACAGCGCGGCGGCGGCATTGGCTGCCGCCATCGCTGATCCG
Encoded proteins:
- a CDS encoding M56 family metallopeptidase: MIFGVLVVYAAVVSCGLPCFLRDASWSSRAPRLAVAMWLAAMISVVSVAALAAMLLFLPLHAIGDILVLLVQWCGWGDHSLTVSTRWTIPRTAGVVVGVAAALRLLHVAAAVAVAGRRSRVRHRHDVRLLGRFHPALSIYILDHADRSAFCLPGRSGGVVITEGALRALRPSELDAVIAHERAHLAGRHHLILTATAVLARAFPLVPLFGTGHEELRRLVELTADDSAARRSAPQVVAEAVLRLAAPPAPVLGMANTAVRQRVLRLLTADPPLSRPAVVGRGLIVAVLLLLPLVVTTVPALSDLGYHCV
- a CDS encoding BlaI/MecI/CopY family transcriptional regulator, with translation MEQLGDLEADIMDRVWSARGPVAVRDVQTLLTPTRPLAYTTVMTVMDRLFHKGWLTRERAGRSYRYQPALSRSAYTAQLMRSVLSGADDRGLALLHFVQTMDATEYETLREAVQWHSASRGRGDEEPAS